From Triticum urartu cultivar G1812 chromosome 2, Tu2.1, whole genome shotgun sequence, a single genomic window includes:
- the LOC125539244 gene encoding uncharacterized protein LOC125539244, translating into MSMRDRRASAVSPSLRFLGFIKQPDDAGAADQELELDERDVVWSSSPSFSSASTASSPSPTPSPSGGSHRWPLSSRAFPSGGAGLSSLIADEDSRSPSAAIPAAARRERQPRSQPYHQSAPVAVPAWSKATADRRRREAEQEAADEEDEDDDELMVPPHEMAARRAAAAASVMEGAGRTLKGRDLRRMRNAVWRTTGFLDL; encoded by the coding sequence ATGTCCATGCGCGACCGCCGCGCCTCCGCCGTGTCCCCGTCGCTGCGCTTCCTCGGCTTCATCAAGCAGCCGGATGACGCCGGCGCTGCCGACCAGGAGCTCGAGCTCGACGAGCGCGACGTAGTCTGGTCGTCGTCCCCCTCCTTCTCCTCGGCCTCCACCGCCTCGTCGCCCTCGCCCACGCCGTCCCCGTCCGGGGGAAGCCACCGCTGGCCCCTCTCCTCCCGCGCCTTCCCGTCCGGCGGCGCCGGCCTGTCGTCGCTCATCGCCGACGAGGACAGCCGCTCGCCCAGCGCGGCCATCCCGGCCGCGGCCCGACGGGAGAGGCAGCCGCGCTCCCAGCCGTACCACCAGTCTGCGCCGGTGGCCGTGCCTGCCTGGTCCAAGGCGACGGCGGACAGGCGACGCCGGGAGGCGGAGCAAGAGGCCGCtgacgaggaggacgaggacgacgacgaacTCATGGTGCCGCCGCACGAGATGGCCGCGcgccgggccgcggcggcggcgtcggTGATGGAGGGCGCCGGGCGGACGCTGAAGGGGCGCGACCTCCGGCGCATGCGCAACGCCGTGTGGCGTACCACCGGCTTCCTCGACCTGTGA